TGAATACCAGGAATACATTCACCAGCTCAATGACCCCACGCCTTCCCCAAGAGGCGATTACTGCAGATAGAAACCCTCTGGAGAGGACAAATTACATCAGTGCACAGACATATTAATTAGTCATTTACACCCTAATATAGCACAAGTTCTCTTAATCTTGACTTAATGGTCTTCTGGGGCTTGCAGGGCAGAACTTTGATTTGTGCCTGACAATGCGTAACCGTGCCCTGCTGGGATGGGATTTGGAAGAAGAGCaagtgggagggaagggagccTGGGGGGGATGAGCTGAATGCAGCAGGTCAAAAGCTAACTGGCatccttattttcttcctcttctgctgtgaTAAATATGCGATGAAGATGAAATAGCAACAGGCTGGTGGGTGGCTGGGCAGTGTAGGAGCGCAGGTGTTAGACATGCCTCTGAGGTGCTTGGCTGCAAGCAGAGCATTGGCACAAGCTGCTGGAGGGGAGATATTCTGCTTATTTGATGGCTTTCCTAATTTGGCCCTTAGTTTGTTCTCAACGCTTCGATGGCTCAGCTGGATTAGCGCATGCACTGAGTGTAACAGTCCTCAGATTTATCAGCCCTGCGTTTCCCACATTCGTTTCTCAGCTCTAAATGGATGCCACGGGGCTCTCTGCTTTCCTTAAGGCAGCGCTTGGTGAGGTCATACAGCCCCccaggagggctgtgctgtgctttggatccccctctcccaccccatcACTATCAGCAATGCGATGAATGCTGGGGGGgccctctgccccctccccagtCTGCTGCCAATTCTGGGCTTTGGTCCCCTTCTGTTTGCATTTGGTAAAAttctttctttggaaagaaatgtgTCATGTTTATTATGGAGGCAGGCTCCAGCTTTCCAGATGCAATTAACAGTGCATTTGAGACAGTGTAGCCATCTAGCTATGTAATAAGTGATACACTCGGAGCTACCCTGCTACAACACTGTACTCAAATGCTATTGCTTCACCATGGTAACAACCCCCCCTCCATCCgaaacacaataaaatatttaaaacaacagcaaatggCATTACCTACGTCACCGAAGGGAAAGCGTCTGGCCTAAAGTTGTGTCCTTCACTGCAGTAGATATACAAAGCTGCTGGCAAATGGAGCCATCTTCAGTCCCACTGAGTTCtggggggaaggaagaagggatgaGCATCAGCATGAGGGAAAGGAGCTGGGCAGCCCTGGACTTGCAAAACTTAACCCTCAGGTGTGAAGCTCGCATCCCAAAGATGAGCAGAGCAGGCCATTTCATCTTGGGGAAAGAGTATAATTAATTCTTCCCAACCCAACATCTCCTGCAGCCCAGTATGAgcttcacccccccccccccccagagcacCTGCAGCCCATCAGGAACACAACCTTTCCATTAATGCAGGAAATCTGCCCTTAAATCTTCAACCGAGAACCCTCTCCCCATAGAAAAATGGGACATCAGGAGCCCATGGTGGTTCTTCACCTGCTGCACATGAGGATatgccttcccctccccagctcctgcAAACCACCACCACTGCTGTCTGGCTGGGAGAACCGCCCTCCTGGGCAGTggagaaaagaataaatctCTCTAATAGGATACAGGAAGATGGGCAGAGCGGGGCCACAGAGGCACTTTGTGAGGAGAAATACGAGCGAATAAACTCATTAGCCTGCTTTCAAGAATCTGCTTCCCACCAGAGAGGCTGGGACCTGCAGCACCTCACTCTGATCGATGTCTTTGTGCCCCAAATCAGGTGTGCATCCGCCTGCAGGACCACCAGCAACTTGCAGGTGCCCCGGAACGTTATAGGTGCACCCTCCAGAAAGGAATACACACCAACCTATAGGGGAAAGAAACTGGAAAGCTCCACCAGTCAGCAAGGAACTGAGAGGTGTTTGGGATGGATGGACCCAGCTCTGAAAGAAggcaaaagcagctgctttgtttCCCCACTGGTGTCTTCCCACCCCAATCTGAGCATGACAGTGGTTGTTATTTGAGCTAAAGAGGACGTGAAACTGTACTCTGTgctcctcccttccctgcagTAAAATTTTGCATCAAATATTCTTgtcaagcaaaagaaaaaaaacagcaaggatGCAGTTATTAAAACGTTTGGACAACTCTCTGCTTGCTGATACAATTATTATATAATGAGGCagtattttaatatgaaataatgATCAAATTATTCTCAGGATGTTTGCACATTTCCATCTATCCTCAGTATCACCAGCTCCTTCAAGAAGCCCAGACCGTTATGAGCATTTTTCCTGGCAGTTTGGGAACTGCTGCCAAAAAGTAGAATGTAGGGCCAGTGTTTCCCAAAGCACCACTGCTTGGCTTCCTCTTGCCCCCCTGCCCCTGTCCTTGCAACACTgtcatatttgttttcttctttgactCTTCAGTTGTATTAATTTTGCTATCTTCTTTCTATTGTGGGCACCAGAGCATCACAGACAGATCGGTGGTGGTTGGAAAGGTCTCTGGGCAATGGGGTTGGGGCTTAACTTGTTGTTTTATCAATTGTTTGGGCATTTTATTACCTGCAAGGGCTTCTGCAGCCACAAAGTGCTTGAAGCTGATAAGGAAAGTCCTCCAAAGTGCATTGGCAGAAATTAGGTCAGAGGAGCAGTATCATAGGATAATCCCAACCAAACCTCCTCCAGCTCCCATGGTGGAGCAGTGGGGATGTAGAAGCCTGGAGAGCTCAGAGTGTTGCTGGCTGCTGTGacagagcactgccagcacccaCCGCCTTCGCTTTTACTCACCAGATTCTGTTTCTGGCACCAGAGAGATCACAGAGATTTTAAAGGGATAATTATCAGGTGAATTTGCAGCTGCACAAAGCTGATAAGGTTTGATTCCCCAGGGCAGGGGAAGAGCTGATGGTGGTGTATATTTCTCTATTAATCCCTGCACCTTTGCTGCAGCAAATGGACACGTAATGGAACAAAGGGACTATTTTCATCcagaagaaaactaaaagcaaaaactgTCCATTGTCTGAAAAGAGGGGGGATGGAGAAACAGAGAGCACTCCAAATGCCTCGGGCTGTAACGTGCAGAGCAATGCAACTTTTCTCCTCGTTGTATGATGACAGCATTTCCAAAGCTTGACATGggggagggaaataaaacatttgcagCGTGCTCACTTAATCCTTCCAGtactgctggctgctgtcagcTTTGCAAAACCAGATTTGCAGAAAGATAAATTCAATCTGCCCCATCGTCACTGGAGTCTGCCTCGTGTATGATGACTGATGTTCAGGATTGGAGACCCCATGAGCCAGGCAGATATGGGGCAGCTCCAGCATGATTCGTTTTGGTTCTCCTGTTTGGAAGCCTTTGCACTGCAATCTACTTTATAGATATGATTTTGCTCCTGTGCAAAACTATTGGGTGCTGCTAACGCAGGTGCTGCCAGACAACAGCATCAGATCTGAGTACAGTACAGATCtgagcccctcactacaagaaggacactgaggccatggagtgtgtccagagaagggcagcggagctgggaaggagcacaggtcttatggggAATAGTTCCCTtatgagggaactgggatggttcagtctggagaagaggaggcgcAGGGGAGATCTTATGGCTCTCTACACtgccctgaaaggaggtggtggttggggggggggggtcagcccctGCTGCCAGTAACTGATGGGATGAGAGGTGTTGGCCTTATGCTGCACCAGCGAAGGGTCAGGCTGGgtattaggaaatacttctctaaaagagtggttgggcactggcacagctgccccatccctggacgtgTTCCAGAACCGTGATGTGGtaagtgggcatggtgggatgggttgggcttGGACTTGAGGATCTTTTCCAgccctaatgattctgtgattctatggttgtggtagcaaagctgctttttggCTAAAAGTCAATGAGTGCCTCAAATGGGACTCCAGTCCCAAGGGGAATTTGCTGCAAGAGAATTGGTTGGGGACCCCTCCATGAAGGATTATTGGATGCTCTCTGTGTGGCATGGGGGACTGCTAAGATGCACGAAGCAGGTGTCAGAAGAACAACCCGCACACAGGAGATCTGAGACAGCCTCCAAAGCTTCCAATCTTTGATTTCTTCTCTTGCTCACCTTGCAGGTACATGGCCATCATCCACCCGCTGCAGCCGCGGCTCTCAGCCACTGCTACCAAAGTGGTCATATGTGTCATCTGGCTCCTGGCCTTCCTGCTGGCCTTCCCACAGGGCTACTACTCGGTGACGGAGGAGCTGCCAGGCCGGCTGGTGTGTCTGGTGGCATGGCCGGAGCACAGCACCGACGTGTATGGAAAAACGTGAGTCGGACTTTCCCAGCAGGATGGACAAATTGACCTATacaaaaagaatggaaaaaaaagtatttaaaaagaatagaTAAAATGAAGTGGGGAAGGCTGAGGGGGGATGAAGGCCCCTTGGGATGGGGAAATCCTCCACCCACCTGGGGTAAGGCTGGAGCTATGTGGCTGATGGTAGCAAGATCTCCATCTATAGCATGGTGAGGTTAATTAAGCTGAGTTGCTGCTTGTGATCCATGCTACGTGAGCTCCCAGCCCTTCTACAGTGCTCATCCTTGAGGGAAACTCACATCCAACTGCTAAGATGCAACTATGGGATGCAGTCTGCATTACCCCCAGGGGCTGCATGGCTCTGCTTTTTTGTAGCACCTTTCCTTCAACATACATCTTTACAGGCTTCCTAGAGTGAGAATGCTCCTGGAAGAAGTAAATAGTGTTGTGTCAGCTGTACCTTGGCCAGGCAATAACAGAGAAAACTGTCTGGGGATGTGTTGAGCCCAAAGGCCTCAAAAATTCACTCAAGTGTTTCTAAAAACAAGCTCAGAAAAGAGGCTCTGCGGAACCAGCTCAGGATGAAAGCTAGATGCCTAGACAGGAGGGCTCAGCAGCCATCTCCTTCCTACCCACCAAGGTTCCAGCTAATTACATCTGGCATTTCCAACAGGTCTGGGCAACCCTGCTGGACTGCCAGCACATGGTCCTCCACAGTTTGCTCTTTGAGGTCTGTGAGTCATGCAGTGAGCTAAATGTCataaggaaaaaggggaaaaaagaagcaaccTTTGCAACTCCAGTCCCACAGAGCAATGAATTAGTGCTGTGAAATTGTGCTAGAGGCAAAGCAGGCGATGTGCACATACGAAAAAGTGCTCAAAGCCAATATGAGTCTGTCCATAAGGCAAGAGCTGAGCTGAGGATGGCCCCGCTGACATCCAGAGTGTTTCTTAACCTCCATGATTCCGTGCAACTGCAATAAATGCAGCCAACATGAAGAAACTCAGCCCACAGGGACTGAGCCCCCGGGTCCCCCAGCCTGAAGAAGTGATCAGCACAGGCTCAGTGCCTCACTTTGACAAATCATTTGCTGTTCGGCCATATACCAGGGCCATTGCCTTTTCAAGAGCTGACTCGAGTAAAATACTACTGCTGATTCATGGATAATCTAGAAGCTGGATGCCACCCCAAAGCCTGCACATTCCATGCTTTTTGGTGAGCAGGGCATTCAGCAAACAGTTGAGGGCAGCCAGGAGAGAAGATGCTAAGCAGAAGCTTTTCTGTAGACAAATCTCAAACAGCTGCTGAGGACTGAAAATAGTACAAAACACTATCCAAATCATGTGGACCCACTTGCACAGAGCCAGAGATCATATATGTTATCTTAGTGCCCCCAAAATAACTGCAGATGGGTGTTTGGGCCCCTGTCAAACACCAtttctgcttccactgctgTAGTGCGATTATTTAAGGCAGCAGCCActggcaggaggtgctgcatCTGCACCAGTAGTTGGTGACTCAGCTCCCTTCcatttaatttgtttcattAAGGGGCAAAACTGCACCACTCATTGGCTTATCAGGGAGATACCAGCCCACAGTGACTGTCCAGacagcagctgcctcctcccATGTCCCTGTCCTCCCTCCTACGTGCTCCCCTGCTCTTCACAAGGTACTAAATTCCCACACTGAAGACTTCTAAATCACAAAATCCAGGCTTCCCTGCCTGCTCTCATACTGTGATCCTCGTAGACAGAGTAACAAATGGATGGGTTTCAGCATCCAAAGCACAAAAAATAATGAACCAAAAAGCAGGATGTGTTGGCAGTCCCTCTCCCCGCTATGCTTCTGTGGCTCTGAAAATAAGGATGCGTCTTGCTTGCATTATTTAATGGTTGCTCTGGGGCTTTTCTGCATCACTCTCCCCACTTTGCAGCTGGTTTAAGACCCTGCTTTGCACAGCAACAATGAAGTCTTCATCATGGAGCCACAGAGACGCCTCTTTAATtagcaaaatagaaaacagtcCTACAAAATCCAGCTGAAATGCGATTACCTCTGGGTGGAGAGGAGGCCAAATGAGATTGCAGGTACAAAACAAGGAGGAGATGGCATGGCAGTGTGGGTCTGGGGCCAACTTTGCCCCTGCCAGAGCAGCAGGAGTTGCATCAGGCACGAGCCTGATCCATGATTTACACTTTGGAGAGATTATTCAATCTGAGCTGCTAGGAGGAGAGAGTGCAAGAACAGAGCAAGGCTACAGAGCCTTTATCCGTGTTATGAAGGGATGCAAAGATCCTGCCCTTCCCATGAGTGCGGAAAACTAACCAGTTGGATCAACCCTGGGAAGGAACACAGCTTGGAGCAGTGCCACACTGGAGGCAAAGGCTATTTCTACCACACTGCTTTTATGAACTGCATGTTGACCTTCTGCTGGCAGGAGCTTCCCGCAGCTCAACTTCTGTGCATTTTGCATGGAGCTGTTCCCAGCTGTGTTTACAGTAGTGGGGACTGAGATTATGTCTTCTGCTGCCTGAGCAGAGTCAAACCTATGGTGGACCAGGATTCAGGCAAGCTAAGACCTTGCATTTGCCATGTAGGGAAATCCTGCATTTCTCTTTAGTTTAAGGTtcctatcacagaatcacagagttgtaggggctggaagggacctctagagatcaacTAGTCCAACGCCCTTAGCCAACCCTATCCTTTACATATGCTCTGttttatgtgggtttttttttttgttgttgttgttttgtttttttttaatacatctgCACAGGACTGCTTGATGAAAGACTTGAAAAGGATGAGTTTTCACCTTCAGGACGAATTAGGGTGTAAATAAAGGAGATGTGATAGTAGAGCCACATCGGCTAAGATGTCTTTGCTATGCACAGGTAACGTAAGTCTTTCACTGGCTTCTTtctcccatccctggagggatGCCATAGGCATGCCAGAAGCCAACAGGCTTGGAAGAGATTGGGATGAAACTAGGGAGTTCTTCCTGGTTCCAAGCGCCACAGGAATCATGCTACATTCCCTCTGCCCCTGTGAAGCTGTGCTTCCAAGCTTGGTTTGCAAGAAACAGGCCAACTAGGTAGAGGACACACTCAACAGCCATCATTTTTTCTAGGTATCACTTCTGCATGACTGTCCTGATCTACTTCTTGCCACTGCTGGTGATAGGCTGCGCCTACACCGTGGTCAGCATCACCCTCTGGGCAAGCGAGATACCCGGTGACTCCTCTGACCGTTACCACGAGCAGGTCTCAGCAAAGCGGAAGGTAAGGGACCTCAGGCACAGTAGGAGCCATCATTCACACCCAATCCCAACTAACCACAGTCAAAAAGAATGTAGCGAGGTGGAAACAGGTTGTTAATCCTAAAGGAACAGAGCGTGTCCTCCAAACATGCGTCCTCCACGATGCTGAGCATGTGTTCCCTTCTGGAAAGGTCTCTAAGGTGGCTTCGTCTGGAGGGTGAGATGTGACAGATGTCCTCCCTGCCCTGCGCTCTCTTTTCCTCACAGGTGGTGAAGatgatgatcattgtggtgtGCACGTTTGCACTGTGCTGGCTGCCCTACCACATCTACTTCACCCTGCAGTATTTCAACCCTGAGTGGTACCTGCAGAAGTTCATCCAGCAGGTCTACCTGGCCGTCATGTGGCTGGCCATGAGCTCCACCATGTACAACCCCATCATCTACTGCTGCCTCAATGACAGGTGGGTttgagcccagcacagcagggtggggagaagagagaaacacaGAGGGGGCTGATGCAGGAGATTTTGGATAGAGAGGTATTCTAGGATGGCTCTGTTCTATCCTCTGCCAGGGGTTGTGTTTGCCGTGGGGACAAGACCCACCTCCATAAGTCTTCCCTGAAGTCCCTACAGGATCTGAAGTCATTCATGTTTCAAAACAAccctccctgctcctcactGGGATTTATcagtggtggttttttgtttttattttcagatctgaatgaaaagcagtgtttgtttcACTGTTCAGCAACTCTTAGCTCTGGCCTCTCATGTCCAGTGGGGTCCTCTCCCCATCTCATTTTCCTCATCCTTGTCTCTCTGCAACCCTTCTGTCCCCCCAGGTTCCGTGTGGGCTTCAAGCATGCATTCCGGTGGTGCCCGTTCGTCAGTGCTGCTGAGTACGAGGGCCTGGAGATGAAGTCAGCCAGGTacctgcagacacagagcagcatGTACAAGGTCAGCCGGATAGAGACCACCGTGTCCTTGGCGGTTGGTGCAgctgaggaggagctggaagagagcaaaaaggGCAAACGTCTCTCTGTAGACATGACTTCCAATGGCTCCTCGCGCAGTGACTCCAAAACTGTCTCCGAAAGCTTCAGCTTCTACTCCAACACGCTCACCTAAGTGGCTCCCAAACTCTGCTAGCCACCCATCAGGATGCTGCCATACCTTTCCCTCATTAGGACACTCCAGCGCGTGATCCACCCAGCATCATCACCCTGGTTTGTAATGTACTGgcttctctctgtgctgttttatcatctcctgctgtgctgctgctcacctgtGACGCTTAAGTGAGCCCAAGAGCAAAAGCTTCAGACTGGTTTCATGTGCTCCATCATGGCTCACGTTCAAATACAAGCAAGGTTTTTCTGGCCTCCACCTTGCTCTCTGCCTCTCCAACCTGCCATGTGGCAGTAGGCTGCAGAAATAGAACAGAGCTGGGTTTTTCTCTTAAACCAGAAGTACAATGCTGGCAGGCACTTCCCTGCTCCCTGCGAGGCAGCAGGTGTCTCTCTCAGTGCATCCAACCTCCATGGGAAAATGAACCAATCTTTCCTACTCTCAACTTTAATTTCATTCTGTCCTTTTCTGCTGAGTATCCAGAGAGGTAATCAATACAAAATTcaagcagaaatgctgttttcaacTTCAGGAGCCCAGACACCATTGTGGCACCACTGGCCACTCACTGCTTCAGCTGAACATGGTGGTTTTGTAGTCTCAGCTCAACTCCAGCACTCACTATTCTGCTACTCCACAACACAGCTCAACTCATCAAATCAGGGCTCTTGTAAAGGATTTTGGAACTAAGCCAGGCTCTGGTTGCCATTAATCATCCATCCGTGCCAAAATCAATCACTGTGATTTCATACTGGGCCTAAGGTGGCACATCATGCATAGATTTTGGAAGTTTCTGGAGCTCTGGAGAAGAACTGACTGAATGGACAAGTTCTTCACAACCTGGAagtgcctggagctgctcagAAAGGGGCACAGTAggttacagaaaaacaaagctttatCGACATAAAATGTTGGAAGGGTGACCTGAATTTTGCAGAAATTTTGACTCAGGGGAGAGTAGAAATGATTTCACTCACAAtttctggattttgtttttaccagggaaacatttctcttttcctctccatgGCTTGTGTATGAAACATTAAGGTTATGATGTGTAACTTGGATGTTTGTTATGTTTTAGTCCTATTCTGATGGTGCAATTTTCACCGGGGGCTGCTCTAAGCGAGGGCTCCCTTGGTCAGTAAGTGTatgaaaggggggaaaaatgaaataaaatgaggaGTTGGAAAAAGTAGCTTGTTAAGAACAAACCTACCAGTCTGGGGCTGTTGTATTGactgctccttcctgctcaaGAGCTGCTGGCATAATCTCTCACTTTTTCTGGTGCAGAAGTCAGACTCACAAAGTGGGTTGAACTTCGCCACAAACTCCACAGGTGCTGTGCTGCCAATACATGAAAAGGTGCTACAAACCAGAGCCAAATGCTGATTTACTTCCAGCTGCCAACCCAAAATCAAGGCAAAAATGGATGTCTCAAAGTGCACTGGAGAGCCAGCAAGTAAGGCCAGCAGAGATCTGGTCTGCATGCACCATCCTTGAGCACACAAGTTTGTGTTAGCTTATGAGCTTACAGAAGTCAGCATTCAAATACACAGAGAATAACCAggctgcctttttttctcctctgtgtcTGATGCCCTGAGGATGCTGTGATCATGAGATGTGCAGAGAAATGACAGCCATCTTCTCATAAGCAACGCTCAGCTTGAAACATGGGATAACCCCAAGAGAGTGTGTGGAGACCTCAGTTCAGGATGACAGCTTGCAGCCTGAAATGCCTCTTGCGCCCCTTGTAGAAAGCTGTCTCTTGAGATAAAGCAGGCAAAATTCTCACCAGTTACAAACTGGGATGTCCAAGCAGGTAGAAATGTCTCTAGGGGAAGTTTTCATCAGATGGAGGCCaacacaagaaaaggaaaatgctctGGGTAAATGGGTACATGTCCAAAGCCAAGGGCTCTTCCCTGCTCCAAGCTGTCTCACAGGTGGAGGTGGGAACCCAGATAAGGCTATTGTCAGATTTAGGCTCCAGGCCAACCTGCGAGATGGGGTttttgcagcagggctgtgtccaTGCTGATGACATGCTGTGTGTTCTCATGTTGTCAGTGTGCAAAAGCCACAGTGAAGTCTTCTTTTGAAGGCTGAGAAGCCCAGAAGAATACTTACCAGCGTGGGGCGGGGATGGGACCTCTTCTCATGCCAtgagcccagctgctgcagtaCACCCACCTTCCCT
This DNA window, taken from Gallus gallus isolate bGalGal1 chromosome 22, bGalGal1.mat.broiler.GRCg7b, whole genome shotgun sequence, encodes the following:
- the TACR1 gene encoding substance-P receptor; the protein is MDDPPPLEAELEHRWLLNASLNESSANQFVQPPWQVALWAVAYTLIVVVSVVGNVVVMWIILAHKRMRTVTNYFLVNLAFAEASMSAFNTVVNFTYAIHNEWYYGLLYCKFHNFFPIAAVFASIYSMTAIALDRYMAIIHPLQPRLSATATKVVICVIWLLAFLLAFPQGYYSVTEELPGRLVCLVAWPEHSTDVYGKTYHFCMTVLIYFLPLLVIGCAYTVVSITLWASEIPGDSSDRYHEQVSAKRKVVKMMIIVVCTFALCWLPYHIYFTLQYFNPEWYLQKFIQQVYLAVMWLAMSSTMYNPIIYCCLNDRFRVGFKHAFRWCPFVSAAEYEGLEMKSARYLQTQSSMYKVSRIETTVSLAVGAAEEELEESKKGKRLSVDMTSNGSSRSDSKTVSESFSFYSNTLT